A region from the Pungitius pungitius chromosome 16, fPunPun2.1, whole genome shotgun sequence genome encodes:
- the ska2 gene encoding spindle and kinetochore-associated protein 2 isoform X4 — translation METTVEKLEAMFLKSEADLEYIERRLKLEFIKSTAENGCPTEENPALMLENLRAIKAKHAALCTQVQEIAAEQKESMDSIRNNLGSAMELVQRFQQTTDAEVQPLTELEKESTELLGLAVSETITEIPSTVAASGPQQPPSGSSRHTLQCQAGTPQRVPRAAAAEPGQGRRLHQGRR, via the exons ATGGAGACAACAGTTGAAAAGCTCGAGGCCATG TTCCTGAAGTCCGAGGCGGACCTGGAGTACATCGAGAGGCGGCTGAAGCTGGAGTTCATCAAAAGCACAGCGGAAAATGGATGTCCAACTGAG GAGAACCCGGCGCTGATGCTGGAGAATCTGAGGGCCATCAAGGCCAAGCACGCAGCGCTGTGCACGCAGGTGCAGGAGATCGCTGCGGAACAGAAGGAATCCATGGACTCCATCAGGAACAACCTGGGCAGTGCCATGGAGCTGGTGCAGCGCTTCCAGCAGACTACTGACGCCGAG GTTCAGCCCCTGACTGAGTTGGAGAAGGAGTCCACAGAGCTCCTGGGTTTAGCTGTCAGTGAGACCATAACAGAG ATTCCTTCTACTGTCGCAGCTTCTGGACCCCAGCAGCCACCCA GCGGTTCCTCTCGGCATACGCTCCAATGTCAAGCTGGCACACCTCAGCGAGTTCccagagcagctgcagcagaacctGGGCAAGGACGG CGGCTCCATCAGGGCAGAAGATGA
- the ska2 gene encoding spindle and kinetochore-associated protein 2 isoform X1, translated as METTVEKLEAMFLKSEADLEYIERRLKLEFIKSTAENGCPTEENPALMLENLRAIKAKHAALCTQVQEIAAEQKESMDSIRNNLGSAMELVQRFQQTTDAEVQPLTELEKESTELLGLAVSETITEIPSTVAASGPQQPPTAPSGQKMKQLKVTVLQRLSLVELDKKGNVWDVAARRHSTCHIDPSHWEGAGRLLSDVVSYS; from the exons ATGGAGACAACAGTTGAAAAGCTCGAGGCCATG TTCCTGAAGTCCGAGGCGGACCTGGAGTACATCGAGAGGCGGCTGAAGCTGGAGTTCATCAAAAGCACAGCGGAAAATGGATGTCCAACTGAG GAGAACCCGGCGCTGATGCTGGAGAATCTGAGGGCCATCAAGGCCAAGCACGCAGCGCTGTGCACGCAGGTGCAGGAGATCGCTGCGGAACAGAAGGAATCCATGGACTCCATCAGGAACAACCTGGGCAGTGCCATGGAGCTGGTGCAGCGCTTCCAGCAGACTACTGACGCCGAG GTTCAGCCCCTGACTGAGTTGGAGAAGGAGTCCACAGAGCTCCTGGGTTTAGCTGTCAGTGAGACCATAACAGAG ATTCCTTCTACTGTCGCAGCTTCTGGACCCCAGCAGCCACCCA CGGCTCCATCAGGGCAGAAGATGAAGCAGCTAAAGGTGACGGTGCTGCAGCGCCTGTCGTTGGTGGAGTTGGACAAGAAGGGCAACGTTTGGGATGTCGCCGCCAGGCGCCACTCCACCTGTCACATTGACCCGTCCCACTGGGAGGGTGCAGGGCGTTTATTGAGTGACGTCGTCTCCTACAGCTGA
- the ska2 gene encoding spindle and kinetochore-associated protein 2 isoform X2: METTVEKLEAMFLKSEADLEYIERRLKLEFIKSTAENENPALMLENLRAIKAKHAALCTQVQEIAAEQKESMDSIRNNLGSAMELVQRFQQTTDAEVQPLTELEKESTELLGLAVSETITEIPSTVAASGPQQPPTAPSGQKMKQLKVTVLQRLSLVELDKKGNVWDVAARRHSTCHIDPSHWEGAGRLLSDVVSYS, from the exons ATGGAGACAACAGTTGAAAAGCTCGAGGCCATG TTCCTGAAGTCCGAGGCGGACCTGGAGTACATCGAGAGGCGGCTGAAGCTGGAGTTCATCAAAAGCACAGCGGAAAAT GAGAACCCGGCGCTGATGCTGGAGAATCTGAGGGCCATCAAGGCCAAGCACGCAGCGCTGTGCACGCAGGTGCAGGAGATCGCTGCGGAACAGAAGGAATCCATGGACTCCATCAGGAACAACCTGGGCAGTGCCATGGAGCTGGTGCAGCGCTTCCAGCAGACTACTGACGCCGAG GTTCAGCCCCTGACTGAGTTGGAGAAGGAGTCCACAGAGCTCCTGGGTTTAGCTGTCAGTGAGACCATAACAGAG ATTCCTTCTACTGTCGCAGCTTCTGGACCCCAGCAGCCACCCA CGGCTCCATCAGGGCAGAAGATGAAGCAGCTAAAGGTGACGGTGCTGCAGCGCCTGTCGTTGGTGGAGTTGGACAAGAAGGGCAACGTTTGGGATGTCGCCGCCAGGCGCCACTCCACCTGTCACATTGACCCGTCCCACTGGGAGGGTGCAGGGCGTTTATTGAGTGACGTCGTCTCCTACAGCTGA
- the LOC134106180 gene encoding inactive serine/threonine-protein kinase TEX14-like — translation MYSLCALIQELYTDSEPWGTVDLARIKQTIDVGHALAADSSVPQPYYDVVLRGLQHHPQDRTCSLQGLCSTLQQDLKVGLTVQYCHPGVHTRFSLDEQMWPCDQDLRPEVQNKAQHRTIVVEPVHSGTKHSAPSLPQYCLG, via the exons ATGTACAGTCTGTGTGCTCTGATCCAGGAACTCTACACAG ACAGTGAGCCGTGGGGCACAGTGGACCTGGCCAGAATCAAACAGACGATAGATGTAGGACATGCCCTGGCAGCAGACAGCAGCGTTCCACAGCCTTACTACGATGTGGTCCTGAGAGGTCTGCAGCACCACCCGCAGGACCGCACATGCAGTCTGCAGGGCCTGTGCTCCACCCTTCAGCAGGACCTCAAGGTGGGCCTCACTGTACAGTACTGTCATCCTGGTGTCCATACT aggtTCTCCCTGGATGAACAGATGTGGCCATGTGACCAAGACCTGAGGCCTGAGGTCCAGAACAAAGCACAGCATAGGACCATTGTGGTGGAACCAGTCCACAGCGGTACAAAGCACAGCGCTCCTTCCCTCCCGCAATACTGTCTGGGCTAA
- the ska2 gene encoding spindle and kinetochore-associated protein 2 isoform X3, whose translation METTVEKLEAMFLKSEADLEYIERRLKLEFIKSTAENGCPTEENPALMLENLRAIKAKHAALCTQVQEIAAEQKESMDSIRNNLGSAMELVQRFQQTTDAEVQPLTELEKESTELLGLAVSETITEIPSTVAASGPQQPPIGGSSRHTLQCQAGTPQRVPRAAAAEPGQGRRLHQGRR comes from the exons ATGGAGACAACAGTTGAAAAGCTCGAGGCCATG TTCCTGAAGTCCGAGGCGGACCTGGAGTACATCGAGAGGCGGCTGAAGCTGGAGTTCATCAAAAGCACAGCGGAAAATGGATGTCCAACTGAG GAGAACCCGGCGCTGATGCTGGAGAATCTGAGGGCCATCAAGGCCAAGCACGCAGCGCTGTGCACGCAGGTGCAGGAGATCGCTGCGGAACAGAAGGAATCCATGGACTCCATCAGGAACAACCTGGGCAGTGCCATGGAGCTGGTGCAGCGCTTCCAGCAGACTACTGACGCCGAG GTTCAGCCCCTGACTGAGTTGGAGAAGGAGTCCACAGAGCTCCTGGGTTTAGCTGTCAGTGAGACCATAACAGAG ATTCCTTCTACTGTCGCAGCTTCTGGACCCCAGCAGCCACCCA TAGGCGGTTCCTCTCGGCATACGCTCCAATGTCAAGCTGGCACACCTCAGCGAGTTCccagagcagctgcagcagaacctGGGCAAGGACGG CGGCTCCATCAGGGCAGAAGATGA
- the LOC119215013 gene encoding neurofilament medium polypeptide-like gives MLPLLGEFDSLSVEEEPESDVDRELAEQLDGWKMATDPQISTIAVNIKVSRELLKQANRSLDAVEAPPEPDYRGVEEVDWHRDALSYRRSDPSHASFPTSKAKAKFSRVSAAVGPPKKHYSLHGGEEWGKNLEAQLRSRDWELLSQEELSLWLSHYPVEQQQHVEDCPLPLPTSGRHASGSWPLGADPEEELSQYTSALDHSLVSILPERKNTEIVRRLLQTSSSLEDVEVTLELCRPAAGGSPLSDTHNTECESFSNSDDIIPADPDSDVTGSQAQYTADQNMILLAELSSITDSPAQSQETRHCISGYRRAPPCYSTPRSPDIRQRVMMGRREASLPDSPACSTESFTTARDASVKSPTFKLESACSPEGFIVHSQEEELLDTRSPDLTVHRGCSSEEAEQSEEEGESKQEPSGEEQEGSSQSHLTVHVAQELEEMQRALRMEGKMGEDMAEEGGEHVEEEEEQSDVGSEEEEDEEDGSNDRGEVDDALVNSRELGAEGESADQWEEHRLSPRSQQSTNLLEDTDRAHSTLDDALLALEMEGPLGRLETSRGVHALVQLFEGDVDRRTGDHAQ, from the exons ATGCTCCCTCTGCTCGGGGAGTTCGACTCGCTCAGTGTTGAGGAAGAACCAGAGTCAGATGTAGACAGGGAGCTGGCAGAGCAGCTGGATGGCTGGAAGATGGCAACGGATCCTCAGATCAGCACCATTGCGGTGAACATCAAAGTGTCCCGGGAGCTGCTGAAGCAGGCCAACCGGAGCCTGGACGCGGTGGAAGCCCCCCCAGAGCCGGACTACAGAGGGGTGGAGGAAGTTGACTGGCACAGAGATGCTCTCTCCTATCGACGCAGCGACCCCTCCCACGCCTCCTTCCCTACTTCCAAAGCTAAGGCTAAGTTCTCCAGAGTGAGTGCTGCCGTCGGGCCGCCGAAGAAGCACTACAGTCTGCATGGGGGGGAGGAATGGGGAAAGAACCTGGAGGCCCAGCTTCGGAGCAGAGATTGGGAACTGCTGAGCCAGGAAGAACTGTCTCTATGGCTGAGTCACTATCCggtcgagcagcagcagcacgtggAGGACTGCCCGCTGCCTCTCCCCACCTCGGGTCGCCACGCGTCAGGGAGCTGGCCACTGGGAGCTGATCCCGAAGAAGAGTTGAGCCAGTACACATCTGCTCTGGACCACAGCCTCGTTAGCATCCTCCCTGAGAGGAAGAATACGGAG ATTGTCAGACGTCTCCTCCAGACATCCAGTTCCCTAGAAGATGTAGAGGTTACATTAGAGCTGTGCAGGCCAGCAGCTGGTGGGAGTCCACTGTCTGATACTCACAACACCG AATGTGAGAGCTTCTCAAACAGTGATGACATAATCCCCGCTGATCCCGATTCTGATGTCACTGGATCACAGGCCCAGTATACAGCCGACCAGAACAT gATTCTGCTGGCTGAACTCTCCAGTATCACGGACTCTCCAGCTCAGTCTCAGGAGACTCGCCACTGCATCTCTGGGTACAGAAGAGCGCCGCCTTGTTACAGTACTCCCCGCAGCCCTG ACATACGCCAGCGTGTGATGATGGGAAGGAGGGAGGCCAGTCTCCCAGACTCCCCTGCCTGCAGCACTGAGAGCTTCACCACAGCAAGAGACGCCTCAGTGAAG TCTCCCACTTTCAAGTTAGAGTCTGCCTGCAGTCCAGAGGGCTTCATCGTGCacagccaggaggaggagctgctagACACCAGATCTCCCGACCTCACAGTCCACAGAGGCTGCAGCTCTGAGGAAGCAGAGCagagcgaggaagagggagaaTCCAAACAAGAGCCGAgtggagaggagcaggaagggagCAGTCAAAGCCACCTGACGGTGCACGTGGCACAAGAGCTGGAGGAAATGCAGAGAGCATTACGGATGGAGGGCAAAATGGGAGAAGACatggcagaggaggggggcgagcatgttgaggaggaggaggagcagagcg ATGTcgggtcagaggaggaggaagatgaagaggatggtTCCAATGACAGGGGGGAGGTGGACGACGCCTTGGTTAACAGCA GGGAGCTTGGTGCTGAAGGGGAGAGCGCAGATCAGTGGGAGGAGCACAGGCTTTCTCCACGGTCACAGCAAAGTACCAACTTACTGGAGGACACCGACAG AGCTCACTCGACACTCGACGACGCGCTGCTGGCCTTGGAGATGGAGGGTCCGCTGGGCCGCCTGGAGACGAGTAGAGGTGTCCACGCGCT GGTTCAGCTGTTTGAAGGTGACGTAGACCGGCGAACAGGAGACCACGCACAGTGA
- the tiprl gene encoding TIP41-like protein, which yields MFASLSTMMSHGFKSSKQDFTFGPWRVTAARDHIMKSKDIERLAEEMNMPSLPEMLFGDNVLRIQHTDGYGIEFNAIDALRRVNNMEDAVKVACAQEWQESRADSEHSKEVVRPYDWTYTTDYRGTLIGESVQMKATKTAERIDMEKLKAREQIMFFDEVLLFEDELHDHGVSMISAKIRVMPTSFFLLLRFFLRVDGVLIRINDTRLYHEAGKDFLLREFSTRESKVAELKNVPPALYTDPNEIAQHLTLKLTESERLELPAVQPETAANDLLP from the exons ATGTTTGCCTCTCTGTCCACAATGATGTCGCACGGCTTCAAGAGCAGCAAGCAGGACTTTACCTTCGGACCATGGAGAGTGACTGCTGCCAGAGACCACATCATGAAGTCCAAAGACATCGAACG GTTAGCAGAGGAGATGAACATGCCCTCCCTTCCGGAGATGCTGTTCGGGGACAACGTTCTGCGCATCCAGCACACAGATGGCTACGGCATTGAATTCAACGCCATCGATGCCCTGAGGAGAGTCAACAACATGGAGGACGCCGTCAAGGTGGCCTGTGCGCAGGAGTGGCAGGAGAGCAG AGCTGATTCTGAACACTCCAAAGAGGTGGTGAGACCTTACGACTGGACATACACCACCGACTACAGAGGCACCCTCATAGGAGAAAGTGTGCAGATGAAG GCGACCAAGACGGCAGAACGGATCGACATGGAGAAGCTGAAGGCCCGGGAACAGATCATGTTCTTTGACGAGGTGCTGCTGTTTGAGGACGAGCTGCATGACCACGGCGTCTCGATGATCAGCGCTAAAATT AGGGTGATGCCCACCAGCTTCTTCCTGTTGCTGCGCTTCTTCCTCAGAGTGGACGGAGTGCTGATTCGAATAAATGACACACGGCTGTATCACGAG GCCGGAAAGGACTTCTTGCTGCGGGAATTCAGCACGAGGGAAAGCAAAGTAGCAGAGCTAAAG AACGTCCCCCCCGCTCTGTACACGGATCCCAATGAGATCGCACAACACTTGACCCTGAAGCTGACGGAGAGCGAGCGGCTGGAGCTCCCTGCGGTGCAGCCGGAGACGGCCGCCAACGACCTCCTTCCGTGA